The genomic segment AAGGAGGTAATGTGATTTCGACTGTACTTAAACGATAGTACAAATCTTCACGGAATTTCCCTTTTTCGATTGCATTAAACAAATTCACATTTGTTGCCGCAACAATACGAACATTTGTTTTTTGAACCTGAGATGAACCTACTTTTATAAATTCACCGTTTTCAAGTACACGAAGTAATCTAACTTGTGTTGTTAGAGGTAATTCTCCAACTTCATCAAGAAAAATGGTTCCGCCGTCAGCTACTTCAAAATAACCTTCACGCGTGCTTGTAGCTCCTGTAAAAGCGCCTTTTTCGTGTCCAAAAAGCTCACTGTCAATTGTTCCCTCCGGAATCGCTCCGCAGTTTACGGCAATATATTTACCATGCTTTCTGTGCGAAAGCGAATGTATAATTCTAGGAATGTTTTCTTTACCAACACCACTTTCCCCAGTTACCATAACCGAAATATCAGTTGGAGCAACCTGAATGGCTTTTTCGATGGCACGATTTAATTTTGGGTCATTACCAATAATCTCAAATCGTTGTTTTATTGCTTGAACTGTTTCCATTTGTGTTTTGTTTCAAGTTTTTTATTTGTTTCAGGTTTCAGGTTATGTCTGAAACTTAAAACATTGGCTTATATTTTTGCCACAGATTAGAATGATTAACACAGATTACCTAAATTATAAAATATATCTTTTATATTGAAGGGATTTTGTTTGAAAATTTACAAGTAATCCTATTTCAGAATCTGATAGTTTAATGTAATTTAAAATCTGAGCAATATGTTCATTTGAAAATTCTTTTATTGCTTTTACTTCTAAAACGATGTCCTCATTAATAATAAAATCTGCATAAAACTTATGAGGTAAAATAGTTCCCTTATACTCAATTGAATATTCTTTTTCTCTTTCAAAAGGAATATTATTTTCTTTAAATTCTAATTCTAAAGCGTCTTTGTAAACGACTTCTAATAGACCTGGTCCAAGATTTCGGTGTACTTCCATACAGATTCCAATAATCTTGTAAGTATCTTTTTCTCTATAATGTTGCATAAATATTTTATTTACCACAAATCTAAAAGAAATAAGGAAAGAAAAATAATACAAAAATCATTTTAATCCTTTTAATCTGTGGCAAAAAAAATCAATTCATGCTACTCAAACCAACTGCTTCACCTTTTAAAGTTCCACTTGTACAGCTCGTGATTTTTACGTTTACGAAATCTCCAATTTTATAATTCTCTTTTGGGAAAACAACTGTTATACTTTGCGAGTTTCTTCCAGAGAATTCATCTTTAGATTTTTTAGAAACTTTCTCTACCAAAACTTCAACTGTTTTTCCAACGAATTCTTCGCTTCTAAACCACGCATGTTTTTGTTGTAAGTCTACAATTTCTTGTAATCTTCTTGCTTTAGTTTCTTCTTCAACATCATCTTTCATTTTTCTTCCGGCCAAAGTTCCAGGACGTTCAGAATAAGAATACATATAACCAAAATTATATTTTACATATTCCATTAAGCTCATTGTATCTTGGTGATCTTGTTCTGTTTCTGTTGGAAAGCCAGCAATCATATCTTGCGAAATCGAAGCCTCCGGAACAATTGCTCTAATTTTGTCAATCAAAGCCATATATTCTTCACGTGTGTGCAGACGATTCATTTCTTTTAAAATTCTATTGCTTCCAGACTGAACCGGCAAATGAATATGTTTACAGATATTTGGATATTTTGCAATAACATGTAAAATGCTTTCGTGCATATCCTGCGGATTTGAAGTCGAAAAGCGAATACGCATTTTAGGGAAACCAACCGCTACCATTTCAAGTAATTGATCGAAATCTACTGCAGTTGCTTTCTGCATTTCAGACGCGTTTACGAAATCTTTTTTCAAACCGCCGCCATACCAAAGATAACTGTCAACATTTTGTCCAAGAAGCGTAACTTCTTTATAACCATTATTCCACAAATCCTGAATTTCATTCATGATACTTTGTGGTTCACGACTACGTTCACGTCCGCGTGTAAAAGGCACAACACAGAAAGTACACATATTATCGCATCCGCGGGTGATTGAAACCAAAGCAGTAATTCCGTTACTCATCAAACGAACAGGCGAAATATCCCCATATGTTTCTTCTTTTGATAAAATAACATTAATGGCGTCGCGTCCTTCTTCAACTTCAGCTAATAAATTCGGAAGATCTTTATAAGCATCCGGGCCAACAACTAAGTCAACTATTTTCTCTTCTTCT from the Flavobacterium sp. genome contains:
- the miaB gene encoding tRNA (N6-isopentenyl adenosine(37)-C2)-methylthiotransferase MiaB, translating into MEKIIEESKQGESLVLENKPENTKKLFIESYGCAMNFSDSEVVASILSDGGYNTTSVLEEADLVLVNTCSIRDKAEQTIRKRLEKYNAVKRTNPKMKVGVLGCMAERLKSQFLEEEKIVDLVVGPDAYKDLPNLLAEVEEGRDAINVILSKEETYGDISPVRLMSNGITALVSITRGCDNMCTFCVVPFTRGRERSREPQSIMNEIQDLWNNGYKEVTLLGQNVDSYLWYGGGLKKDFVNASEMQKATAVDFDQLLEMVAVGFPKMRIRFSTSNPQDMHESILHVIAKYPNICKHIHLPVQSGSNRILKEMNRLHTREEYMALIDKIRAIVPEASISQDMIAGFPTETEQDHQDTMSLMEYVKYNFGYMYSYSERPGTLAGRKMKDDVEEETKARRLQEIVDLQQKHAWFRSEEFVGKTVEVLVEKVSKKSKDEFSGRNSQSITVVFPKENYKIGDFVNVKITSCTSGTLKGEAVGLSSMN
- a CDS encoding GxxExxY protein, encoding MQHYREKDTYKIIGICMEVHRNLGPGLLEVVYKDALELEFKENNIPFEREKEYSIEYKGTILPHKFYADFIINEDIVLEVKAIKEFSNEHIAQILNYIKLSDSEIGLLVNFQTKSLQYKRYIL